One genomic region from Macellibacteroides fermentans encodes:
- the cas9 gene encoding type II CRISPR RNA-guided endonuclease Cas9 (Cas9, originally named Csn1, is the large, multifunctional signature protein of type II CRISPR/Cas systems. It is well known even to general audiences because its RNA-guided endonuclease activity has made it a popular tool for custom editing of eukaryotic genomes.), protein MNKILGLDLGTNSIGWAVVQKDEQGSYEKIINAGSRIIPMDAETMKNFNNGITQTQTSERTRLRGVRRLLERSLLRRERIHRLLNTMNYLPPHYAEKIDFVNRLGKFIGEEEPKYAYMVDEDGKFQFIFKESFNEMLKDFQDKQPELVLNNKKVPYDWTIYYLRKKALDRAISKEELGWIILQFNNKRGYYQLRGEEDETLKEGKKEEYFALKVIRVEADSSSAGKKGEVWYNVLLENGWIYRRTSKIPLDWEGKTKEFIVTTDVDENGNALKDKEGKEKRKFRAPAENDWTLLKKKTESDLVKSGKTVGTYIYDTLLSSPDQKIKGGLIRTIERKFYKSELIAILNKQKEFHPELKDKTLYNKCVEELYRSNESRRLSLSNYDFTRFITEDVIFYQRPLKSKKSLIENCSFERRYFLDPITKELAYAPIKCIAKSHPLFQEFRLWQFIKNLRIIEREKIVGDKLMFDQDVTTEFLPTQNDYVILFDWLNEHKEIDQKALLKYPAFDLKKNIDKYRWNYVENKSYPCNETRALLKTKLNKAGNIPSEFLDNDTLESLWHILYSVEDKLEIEKALTSFATKKELSEEQTVAFVEQFINIPPFKKEYGSYSAKAIKKLLQLMRMGSRWSENEIAESTKGRIQKLIDGECDESIKTRTRDKALKFNEINDFQGLPLWLASYIVYDRHSESGDVMKWETPEDIDYYLKHVFKQHGLRNPIVEVVVVETLKVVKDLWKTYGSFSEIHIELGREMKNPADKRIRMTNQNVENENTNLRIKALLAELANQKDIEGVRPYSPSQHEILKIYEEGVLNMLTKEDPDYDTISKIIAVPLKSKIVL, encoded by the coding sequence ATGAATAAAATTTTAGGACTTGATTTAGGAACAAACAGTATTGGATGGGCTGTTGTGCAGAAAGATGAGCAAGGATCTTATGAAAAAATTATTAATGCTGGAAGCCGCATCATTCCTATGGATGCAGAAACCATGAAAAATTTCAATAATGGAATAACACAAACCCAAACTTCAGAAAGAACCAGGTTGCGTGGTGTAAGAAGATTGCTTGAACGTTCATTGTTGAGAAGAGAACGTATCCATCGTCTATTAAATACTATGAACTATCTTCCTCCCCATTATGCCGAAAAGATAGATTTTGTAAATAGATTAGGAAAGTTTATTGGAGAAGAGGAGCCTAAATATGCTTACATGGTAGATGAAGATGGAAAGTTCCAATTTATATTTAAAGAATCTTTTAACGAAATGCTGAAGGATTTCCAGGACAAACAACCAGAATTGGTACTCAATAATAAAAAAGTGCCTTACGATTGGACTATATACTATTTAAGGAAAAAAGCATTGGATAGAGCTATATCCAAAGAAGAGTTAGGGTGGATTATTCTCCAATTTAACAATAAAAGAGGTTACTACCAACTTAGAGGTGAAGAAGATGAAACACTCAAGGAGGGTAAAAAAGAGGAGTATTTTGCCCTAAAAGTAATTCGGGTCGAAGCAGATAGCTCATCTGCCGGGAAAAAAGGAGAAGTGTGGTATAATGTTCTATTAGAAAATGGATGGATTTACAGGCGTACAAGTAAAATACCTTTAGATTGGGAAGGTAAAACTAAGGAGTTTATTGTTACAACGGATGTAGACGAAAATGGAAATGCTTTAAAAGATAAAGAAGGCAAAGAGAAAAGAAAATTTAGGGCTCCTGCAGAAAATGACTGGACTTTACTCAAAAAGAAAACGGAGTCTGATTTAGTTAAAAGTGGAAAGACTGTTGGTACTTATATATACGATACGCTTTTGAGTAGCCCGGATCAAAAAATTAAAGGAGGATTAATCCGTACAATAGAACGTAAATTTTATAAATCAGAACTTATTGCAATTCTGAATAAGCAAAAAGAATTTCATCCGGAGTTAAAAGATAAAACTCTTTACAATAAATGCGTAGAAGAATTATATAGAAGTAATGAATCACGAAGACTCTCTTTATCAAATTATGACTTTACACGATTTATAACAGAGGATGTTATTTTTTATCAAAGGCCTCTTAAGAGCAAAAAATCACTGATTGAAAATTGTTCATTCGAAAGACGTTACTTTCTGGATCCAATTACAAAAGAATTAGCTTATGCACCTATTAAATGTATTGCTAAATCACATCCATTGTTTCAGGAATTCAGACTTTGGCAGTTTATTAAAAATCTACGAATTATCGAACGTGAAAAAATAGTAGGAGATAAGCTGATGTTTGACCAAGATGTAACTACAGAGTTTCTCCCTACCCAGAATGATTATGTTATTCTTTTTGATTGGTTAAATGAACACAAGGAGATTGATCAAAAGGCTTTGCTAAAATATCCGGCATTTGATTTAAAGAAGAATATAGATAAGTATCGCTGGAATTATGTAGAAAATAAATCATATCCTTGTAATGAGACCCGTGCTTTATTGAAGACAAAACTAAATAAAGCAGGAAATATTCCATCCGAATTTTTAGATAATGATACATTAGAATCATTATGGCATATTCTTTATTCTGTAGAAGATAAATTGGAAATAGAAAAAGCACTAACGTCTTTTGCGACAAAAAAAGAATTGAGTGAAGAGCAAACGGTAGCTTTTGTCGAACAGTTCATAAATATTCCTCCCTTCAAAAAGGAATATGGATCTTATTCTGCAAAAGCAATTAAGAAATTACTTCAACTGATGCGTATGGGAAGTCGCTGGTCAGAAAACGAAATAGCAGAATCAACAAAGGGTCGAATCCAAAAGCTGATTGACGGCGAATGCGACGAATCAATAAAAACAAGAACAAGGGATAAAGCTTTAAAGTTTAATGAAATAAATGATTTTCAGGGTTTACCTCTATGGCTTGCCAGCTATATTGTATACGATCGCCATTCGGAATCTGGTGATGTTATGAAATGGGAAACTCCTGAAGATATTGATTATTACTTAAAACATGTATTCAAACAACACGGACTTCGAAATCCGATAGTAGAGGTTGTTGTTGTTGAGACATTAAAGGTTGTAAAAGACTTGTGGAAAACCTATGGCTCTTTTAGTGAAATTCATATAGAGTTGGGAAGGGAAATGAAGAATCCTGCCGATAAACGTATCAGGATGACAAACCAAAATGTAGAAAATGAAAATACGAATTTACGAATAAAAGCACTTTTAGCAGAGCTTGCCAATCAGAAAGACATTGAAGGCGTAAGACCATATTCTCCGTCACAACATGAAATCCTTAAGATTTATGAAGAAGGAGTCTTAAATATGCTAACAAAGGAAGATCCGGATTATGACACAATAAGTAAAATCATTGCTGTCCCATTAAAATCTAAAATAGTTCTTTGA
- a CDS encoding IS4 family transposase — MNKEKYVFAQLISFLNEDKFRRIVNKFQGNRYIKHFTCWNQLLSLMFGQLSNRESLRDLIIALDAHHSKCYHLGIGRNVSRSSLSRANQDRDYHIFEEYAYYLINEARQKRATEIFKLGGNIYAFDSTTIDLCLAVFWWAKFRKKKGGIKVHTLYDVETQIPAFIHITEAAVHDSKTMKEIPYESGSYYIFDRAYNNFKMLYKVHQIDAFFVVRAKKNLQYKSIKWKRRLPKNVLSDVTIELIGFYPKQYYPEQFRLVRYWDEEQKREFVFLTNAMHISALQVAELYKNRWQVELFFKWLKQHLKIKKFWGTTENAVRVQIYSAICTYCLVAIVQHDMQLDRSTYEVLQILSISLTDKTLLRDLFDKTKFQNDKERFGPNGPNLFNYK, encoded by the coding sequence ATGAATAAAGAGAAATATGTGTTTGCCCAGTTGATCTCATTTCTGAATGAAGATAAATTCCGACGTATTGTCAACAAGTTCCAAGGGAATCGTTACATCAAGCATTTCACTTGCTGGAATCAACTACTTTCTTTGATGTTCGGGCAACTCTCCAATCGTGAAAGTTTGAGAGATTTGATTATCGCTCTTGATGCCCATCACTCTAAATGTTATCATTTAGGAATAGGAAGGAATGTATCAAGATCATCTCTGTCAAGAGCCAATCAAGATAGAGACTATCACATCTTTGAAGAGTATGCCTACTACCTGATAAACGAAGCAAGACAAAAGCGAGCCACGGAAATCTTTAAACTTGGAGGGAACATCTATGCCTTCGATTCGACAACCATTGATTTGTGCCTGGCCGTATTCTGGTGGGCAAAATTCCGCAAGAAAAAAGGTGGTATCAAAGTACATACACTATACGATGTGGAAACACAGATACCTGCATTCATTCATATCACTGAAGCGGCAGTACACGATTCAAAGACAATGAAAGAAATCCCTTATGAATCTGGTTCTTACTACATCTTTGACCGGGCTTATAACAATTTTAAGATGTTGTATAAGGTTCATCAGATTGACGCATTCTTCGTTGTCAGGGCAAAGAAAAACCTGCAATACAAATCCATCAAATGGAAACGCAGACTCCCCAAGAATGTACTTTCAGATGTGACAATCGAATTGATTGGTTTTTATCCCAAGCAATACTATCCCGAGCAGTTCCGGCTTGTAAGATACTGGGATGAAGAACAAAAACGAGAGTTTGTATTTCTAACCAATGCGATGCACATTTCTGCTCTTCAGGTGGCTGAACTTTACAAGAACCGCTGGCAAGTAGAGTTGTTCTTCAAATGGCTGAAGCAGCACCTCAAAATCAAGAAGTTTTGGGGTACTACCGAAAACGCTGTCCGGGTTCAAATCTATTCAGCCATATGTACATACTGCCTGGTGGCAATCGTTCAACACGATATGCAACTGGATAGAAGTACATACGAAGTTCTTCAAATATTAAGCATTTCATTGACTGATAAAACTCTTCTTCGAGACCTCTTTGATAAAACTAAATTTCAAAATGACAAAGAACGATTTGGACCAAATGGGCCAAATTTATTTAATTATAAATAA
- a CDS encoding ISL3 family transposase gives MIDNTSQPKDNNFFINKHSLQAIFGIPGVVFYDSVISDNLILLSARLKDKTAKCICCGKRSKSVHSSYMRKLTDLAVVGRAVKIILKVRKFRCRYSNCTQTVFSEQHLPLTRKHSRLTDRTSHFLQKLLIEVSSRKGEYISELLSIKQSSSTCLRIVKSIEMPHFQELTTIGIDDWAYRKGKSYGTIIVNAINHRPVELLKSRDKEEVADWLIRHNSILYVTRDRSSSYSNAIKSGASKASQIADRFHLVKNLGDHIAHEIRMEYKTIKNSWLAHRKSLYKSKKKNICLSSGDNENTSDSQYNKHTNSVNHRKQELFNRIHELKNNNYSQRAIAKALNISRNTVRYYFEMEELLPRATIYYNNYGDFMDLIKECCNQGLNVRNIFVSLKKQGFKGNQTSFYQWFNRHFPEYQNKKRLPVALNTSPIVYEETRFSGMSPNRLAIHLTNSEWGVSKETGECSKSHILAEDIINSSMLLKSMREVYNTFREVLNSKDELRLDQWLEKYKSTQIRRIKSFINGIIHDLEAVKNAIKYPWSNGVVEGHVNRLKNKKREMYGRAGFELLRRKVVLSNLG, from the coding sequence ATGATTGACAACACTAGCCAACCCAAAGATAATAACTTTTTTATAAACAAACATTCGCTCCAAGCTATTTTTGGAATCCCAGGTGTTGTATTCTATGATTCCGTTATAAGTGATAATTTGATTCTTCTATCTGCCCGTCTTAAAGACAAGACAGCAAAATGTATCTGTTGCGGTAAAAGGAGTAAAAGTGTCCATTCATCCTATATGCGCAAATTAACAGATCTAGCTGTAGTTGGCAGAGCTGTTAAAATTATACTGAAAGTCAGAAAGTTTAGATGCCGTTACAGTAATTGCACTCAAACAGTTTTCTCTGAGCAACATCTGCCCTTAACGCGGAAACACTCACGACTGACAGATCGCACAAGTCACTTTTTGCAAAAACTGCTCATTGAGGTCTCTTCTCGTAAAGGTGAGTATATAAGTGAGCTCCTATCAATAAAGCAGAGCAGTTCTACCTGTCTTAGAATCGTTAAGTCTATAGAAATGCCCCATTTTCAGGAACTAACTACCATAGGCATAGATGACTGGGCATACAGGAAAGGCAAATCGTATGGTACTATTATTGTAAATGCGATTAATCACCGTCCCGTAGAACTACTAAAGAGTAGAGACAAGGAGGAGGTTGCAGATTGGCTTATAAGACATAACTCCATACTGTATGTAACCAGGGATCGATCAAGCAGCTACTCTAATGCTATAAAGTCTGGGGCATCCAAGGCGTCACAAATAGCAGACAGGTTTCATTTAGTGAAAAATCTGGGAGATCACATAGCACATGAAATACGAATGGAGTATAAAACCATTAAAAATAGTTGGTTGGCTCACAGGAAGAGTCTTTATAAAAGCAAAAAAAAAAACATCTGCTTAAGTAGTGGAGATAACGAAAATACCAGCGATTCACAATATAACAAACACACCAATAGTGTTAACCATAGAAAACAGGAGTTGTTTAACAGGATTCATGAGCTTAAAAACAACAACTACTCTCAAAGAGCAATTGCCAAGGCTTTAAACATTAGCCGTAATACTGTAAGATATTATTTTGAAATGGAAGAGTTGTTGCCACGAGCAACCATCTATTATAATAATTATGGAGATTTTATGGATCTGATTAAGGAGTGTTGTAATCAGGGGTTAAATGTAAGAAATATATTTGTGTCTCTGAAAAAACAGGGATTCAAGGGTAATCAAACATCTTTTTATCAGTGGTTCAACAGGCACTTCCCGGAATATCAGAATAAGAAAAGATTACCAGTAGCATTAAATACCTCTCCGATAGTTTATGAAGAAACTCGATTTAGCGGAATGTCACCCAACAGACTTGCTATACATTTAACAAATAGTGAATGGGGTGTTTCAAAGGAAACAGGCGAGTGTAGCAAGTCTCACATACTGGCAGAGGATATTATTAACTCCTCTATGTTATTAAAAAGCATGAGAGAGGTATACAACACTTTTAGAGAGGTTTTGAACAGTAAAGATGAACTTAGATTAGACCAATGGCTCGAGAAGTATAAGTCGACCCAAATACGGAGGATTAAAAGTTTTATAAATGGCATTATTCATGATTTGGAAGCAGTAAAAAACGCCATTAAATACCCTTGGAGTAATGGAGTTGTGGAGGGTCATGTAAACAGATTAAAAAACAAGAAAAGAGAGATGTATGGCAGGGCTGGATTTGAACTGTTAAGACGAAAGGTCGTGCTTTCCAACTTAGGATAA
- the ltrA gene encoding group II intron reverse transcriptase/maturase: MKDAKSHEISKFLIMEAFKRVKANHGSAGIDGVSIEQFEKNLKDNLYKIWNRMSSGSYFPPSVKLVEIPKPNGDKRPLGIPTVGDRIAQMAAVMILEPQIEPCFHEDSYAYRPNRSAHDAIAKARERCWKYNWVLDMDISKFFDSIDHELLIKAVKLHTDCVWVLLYIERWLKVPYELQDGSKIDRDKGVPQGSVIGPVLANLFLHYAFDKWMSRYYPHIPFERYADDTICHCATQSQAEALKVAVQQRFAQCKLMLNDDKTKIVYCKDSRRKGEFDTISFDFLGYTFRPRKAKGRNGINFTGFLPAISNKACNRIREKMRSWKTRKQLFLSLETLAKSINPVLRGWITYYGKFYPTRLKILLDEVNRHLARWVTAKFKRFKGKPYRAYYWLGNISRKESKLFYHWQWGVTPTANSKW, encoded by the coding sequence ATGAAAGACGCAAAGTCGCATGAGATTTCTAAGTTTTTAATCATGGAGGCCTTCAAACGAGTCAAGGCAAACCATGGAAGTGCGGGTATTGACGGCGTATCGATTGAGCAGTTTGAGAAAAATCTCAAAGACAATCTCTACAAAATCTGGAACCGCATGAGTTCGGGAAGCTACTTCCCTCCATCGGTCAAACTGGTAGAAATACCTAAACCCAATGGAGATAAACGTCCGTTAGGTATACCTACGGTAGGAGACAGGATTGCTCAAATGGCAGCAGTGATGATACTGGAGCCACAGATTGAACCCTGTTTTCACGAGGATTCTTATGCCTACCGGCCCAACCGCTCTGCTCACGATGCCATCGCCAAAGCACGCGAGCGGTGCTGGAAGTACAACTGGGTATTGGATATGGACATCAGCAAGTTCTTCGATTCTATTGACCATGAACTGTTGATTAAAGCAGTCAAACTTCATACCGATTGTGTATGGGTGCTGCTTTACATCGAACGGTGGCTCAAAGTTCCCTACGAACTGCAGGATGGCAGTAAAATCGACCGGGACAAAGGGGTCCCGCAAGGGTCCGTAATTGGACCTGTGCTGGCCAATTTGTTCCTGCATTATGCCTTCGACAAGTGGATGAGCAGGTATTATCCGCACATTCCCTTCGAAAGGTATGCAGACGACACCATCTGTCACTGCGCCACCCAATCCCAGGCCGAAGCACTGAAAGTAGCTGTTCAACAACGGTTTGCTCAATGTAAACTGATGTTGAACGATGACAAAACAAAGATTGTGTACTGTAAAGACAGCCGCAGAAAGGGAGAGTTTGATACAATCTCTTTCGATTTCCTTGGCTACACCTTCCGACCCCGGAAGGCAAAAGGCAGAAATGGCATCAACTTTACAGGCTTTCTGCCGGCAATCAGCAACAAGGCCTGCAACCGCATCCGTGAAAAGATGCGCAGCTGGAAAACAAGGAAACAACTGTTTCTATCGCTGGAAACCCTGGCGAAAAGCATCAATCCGGTGCTTCGGGGATGGATTACTTATTATGGTAAATTTTATCCTACCCGACTCAAAATCCTGTTAGATGAAGTAAACAGACATCTGGCCAGATGGGTTACAGCCAAGTTCAAGCGCTTCAAGGGGAAACCCTATCGGGCTTACTACTGGCTGGGAAACATCTCCCGGAAAGAGTCTAAACTCTTTTACCACTGGCAGTGGGGAGTGACTCCAACAGCTAACAGTAAATGGTAA
- the cas2 gene encoding CRISPR-associated endonuclease Cas2 has product MERFSEYRIMWILVFFDLPTETKKERKIYTDFRKKIISDGFTMFQFSIYVRHCASKENADVHITRVKSILPEKGHIGILCITDKQFAGMEIFYGKKETKAQPVGQQLELF; this is encoded by the coding sequence ATGGAACGATTCAGTGAATATAGAATTATGTGGATACTCGTTTTTTTTGATCTGCCAACTGAGACAAAGAAGGAACGTAAAATCTATACCGATTTTCGCAAGAAGATTATATCTGATGGTTTCACTATGTTTCAGTTTTCTATATACGTAAGACATTGCGCGAGTAAAGAAAATGCAGATGTTCATATAACTCGTGTAAAATCAATATTGCCAGAAAAAGGGCATATAGGAATTTTATGTATTACAGATAAACAGTTTGCTGGTATGGAGATTTTTTATGGTAAAAAAGAAACGAAAGCTCAACCAGTTGGTCAACAGCTTGAATTATTTTAA
- the cas1 gene encoding type II CRISPR-associated endonuclease Cas1, translating to MIKKTLYFGNPAYLSLRNSQLVLRLPEIEKNDTVSDFFKKESERTIPIEDIGVIILDHQQITITHGLLEMLLDNNCAIITCDSSHLPVGLMLPLCGNTTQSERFREQIDASIPLKKQLWQQTIKSKIENQASLLEEKRKVIVKNMRIWANDVKSGDPDNYEARAAVYYWANLFTHIPDFTRHREGIAPNSLLNYGYAILRAIVARSLVSSGLLPTLGIHHHNKYNAYCLADDIMEPYRPFVDKLIVGLSEKDLKSETLTPEIKMKLLSIPVLDVMINGKRSPLMIAISQTTASLYKCFSGEARKISYPEWG from the coding sequence ATGATTAAGAAGACATTGTACTTTGGAAATCCGGCCTATTTAAGTCTTCGTAATTCTCAGCTAGTATTACGATTGCCCGAAATAGAAAAGAATGATACGGTTTCCGATTTCTTTAAAAAGGAATCGGAACGTACCATTCCTATAGAAGATATTGGTGTAATTATATTGGACCATCAACAAATCACGATTACCCATGGACTATTAGAAATGCTTCTCGATAATAATTGTGCAATAATAACATGTGACTCTTCACATCTTCCGGTTGGACTAATGTTGCCTTTGTGTGGAAATACAACGCAAAGTGAGCGATTCAGAGAACAAATAGATGCCTCGATTCCTCTTAAAAAACAACTTTGGCAACAAACAATCAAGTCTAAAATTGAGAACCAAGCTTCTCTTTTGGAAGAAAAGAGAAAGGTGATAGTTAAAAATATGAGAATATGGGCTAATGATGTAAAAAGTGGAGATCCGGATAATTATGAAGCGAGAGCAGCGGTTTATTATTGGGCAAATCTATTTACTCATATTCCTGATTTTACTCGACATCGAGAAGGAATTGCTCCCAACTCCTTACTGAATTACGGGTATGCTATATTACGTGCCATAGTAGCCAGATCTTTAGTGAGTAGTGGCCTTTTGCCAACTCTTGGCATTCATCACCACAATAAGTACAACGCTTATTGTTTAGCCGATGATATTATGGAGCCCTATCGCCCTTTTGTTGATAAATTAATTGTTGGATTGTCAGAGAAGGATTTGAAAAGTGAAACACTTACACCCGAAATAAAAATGAAATTGCTTTCTATTCCTGTTTTAGATGTAATGATTAATGGAAAACGGAGTCCTTTAATGATCGCGATTTCCCAGACTACAGCTTCTCTTTATAAATGCTTTAGTGGAGAGGCAAGAAAGATTAGTTATCCCGAATGGGGTTAA